From Gemmatimonadota bacterium, a single genomic window includes:
- a CDS encoding HlyC/CorC family transporter, translated as MSGLITALQLGVAPILAGLCTLWAALVALASENDAGLPRLLGPSTTGDHASLNPARSLHVIHLALLMISAFLAGLALAWWAWPFPESLLRLALAVAVVWVVGDLLPRLWAANEPGLVRFDGRVATGSIALFQPILRLVAWADRGGRPLDNVRSGRGGDQDVRERLSGVFSLKDMTVEEVMTPRMDVISVDLSAVKGQVLETLRAAEHSRLVVVDGDPDNVVGVIYAKDLLASGILLEQPDWHPLVRPVEFVPEAKRLDRQLRDFQRGAGHLVVVVDEFGGTSGIVTLEDVLEQIVGEIQDEHDTEEALPMVRTGDGGLTVQGQVPLVDLEAELEYQFGRDDVGTVGGLVLALAGRVPRAGDAVPAGAYTLVIDQVARRRVRRVTVRPTVAAPASSPGDRP; from the coding sequence GTGTCTGGGTTGATCACCGCGCTCCAGCTTGGTGTCGCGCCAATCCTGGCCGGCCTCTGCACGCTCTGGGCCGCGTTGGTGGCGCTCGCCTCGGAAAACGATGCCGGCTTGCCCCGGCTCCTCGGCCCGAGCACAACCGGTGATCACGCCTCGCTCAACCCGGCTCGCAGTCTCCACGTCATTCATCTCGCGCTCCTGATGATCAGCGCGTTCCTCGCTGGGCTCGCCTTGGCTTGGTGGGCGTGGCCGTTTCCTGAGTCGCTGCTTCGGTTGGCGCTCGCGGTCGCCGTCGTGTGGGTCGTGGGCGATCTCCTGCCGAGGCTCTGGGCCGCCAACGAACCCGGGCTGGTCCGATTCGACGGCCGGGTGGCGACGGGATCAATTGCCCTCTTTCAGCCGATTCTCCGCCTGGTGGCCTGGGCCGATCGGGGTGGCCGCCCCCTCGACAATGTCCGGTCCGGCCGGGGCGGGGACCAGGACGTTCGCGAACGACTGTCCGGCGTCTTCAGCTTGAAGGACATGACGGTCGAGGAGGTCATGACGCCCCGGATGGATGTCATCTCCGTCGACCTCTCGGCGGTCAAGGGCCAAGTGCTCGAAACCTTGCGGGCGGCGGAACACTCGCGACTGGTCGTCGTGGACGGCGATCCCGACAACGTGGTGGGAGTCATCTACGCCAAGGATCTCCTGGCCAGCGGCATCTTGCTCGAACAGCCCGATTGGCATCCGTTGGTCCGTCCGGTCGAGTTCGTTCCCGAGGCCAAGCGGCTCGATCGCCAACTCCGGGATTTCCAACGGGGAGCCGGCCACTTGGTGGTCGTCGTCGATGAGTTCGGGGGCACCTCGGGCATCGTGACGTTGGAGGATGTGCTGGAACAGATCGTCGGCGAAATCCAGGATGAGCATGACACGGAGGAAGCGCTCCCGATGGTCCGGACCGGCGACGGGGGGTTGACCGTTCAGGGTCAGGTCCCGCTCGTCGATTTGGAGGCGGAGCTGGAGTATCAGTTTGGCCGTGACGATGTCGGCACCGTGGGCGGATTGGTCTTGGCGCTCGCCGGGCGGGTTCCCCGCGCTGGTGACGCGGTGCCGGCCGGCGCCTATACCCTGGTGATCGACCAAGTGGCTCGGCGCCGGGTGCGTCGGGTGACCGTCCGGCCCACGGTGGCCGCGCCGGCCTCCTCGCCGGGAGATCGCCCGTGA
- the mgtE gene encoding magnesium transporter — protein MTGDDACRLLALVRNGQIADFLAEAEELGAADLADVLAEADEDERVEIVKLLPPSLSGSALWELPEEEHAEDTLAALEPGEAAEILEGLPDDDAADLLEDLEPEEQRRILAEVEDPEQREEVADLLQYDRETAGGLMTSQVVTVMEHESVGQGLDEIRRQADELEDFSEAYVVDGEGRLKGIMSFKRLVLSAPDRPLREVMEDPDVTVPPEMDQEEVARLMGRYNVSAIPVVNRDQRLLGRITFDDVMDVGEAEATEDLLRFGGVSGDEDLGAGWREAVRSRLPWLLVNLATAFFAAMVPLFFSGTIERLGFLAAFMGVVAGMGGNTGTQALAVNVRRLALGLIDFREFWEVIRKEMVVGGINGVATGFVAGLVATVIKGNPMFGVVVFFAMTGNMLVAGFAGAFIPMILKRFGIDPALASSVFVTTFTDTCGFFFLLGLSTWLLL, from the coding sequence ATGACCGGCGACGACGCCTGTCGGCTCTTGGCCCTGGTCCGGAACGGCCAGATTGCCGACTTCCTGGCCGAAGCCGAGGAACTCGGGGCCGCCGATCTGGCCGACGTGCTGGCTGAGGCTGACGAAGACGAGCGGGTTGAAATCGTCAAGCTCCTGCCGCCCTCCCTCTCCGGGTCGGCGCTCTGGGAGTTGCCGGAGGAGGAGCACGCCGAAGACACGCTGGCGGCGTTGGAGCCCGGCGAAGCCGCCGAGATTCTCGAAGGGCTACCGGACGACGATGCCGCGGATTTGCTCGAGGACCTCGAACCCGAAGAGCAACGGCGAATCCTGGCGGAAGTCGAAGATCCCGAACAGCGCGAAGAGGTCGCCGACCTGCTCCAGTACGACCGGGAGACCGCCGGCGGCCTGATGACGTCCCAGGTGGTGACGGTGATGGAGCACGAATCGGTCGGGCAGGGGCTCGACGAGATTCGGCGCCAGGCCGACGAGCTCGAGGATTTCTCCGAGGCCTACGTCGTCGACGGTGAAGGGCGTTTGAAGGGCATCATGTCGTTCAAACGCTTGGTCCTCTCGGCCCCGGACCGGCCGTTGCGGGAGGTCATGGAAGATCCCGACGTGACCGTGCCGCCGGAGATGGACCAAGAGGAAGTGGCCCGCTTGATGGGGCGCTACAACGTGTCGGCCATTCCCGTGGTCAATCGCGACCAACGCCTGCTCGGTCGGATCACGTTCGACGATGTGATGGACGTCGGCGAGGCCGAAGCCACCGAAGACCTCCTCCGATTCGGCGGCGTCTCGGGCGACGAGGACCTCGGCGCCGGCTGGCGCGAGGCGGTCCGGAGCCGGCTGCCGTGGCTCCTCGTCAATTTGGCCACCGCCTTCTTCGCGGCCATGGTGCCCCTGTTCTTCAGCGGCACCATTGAACGGCTGGGGTTTCTGGCGGCCTTCATGGGGGTGGTGGCCGGGATGGGCGGCAATACCGGGACCCAAGCCCTCGCCGTCAACGTCCGGCGGTTGGCGCTCGGTCTGATCGACTTTCGGGAATTCTGGGAGGTCATTCGGAAGGAAATGGTGGTCGGGGGGATCAATGGTGTGGCCACCGGATTCGTGGCCGGCCTCGTCGCCACCGTCATTAAGGGGAACCCGATGTTCGGCGTGGTGGTGTTCTTCGCCATGACCGGCAACATGCTGGTGGCGGGCTTCGCCGGGGCTTTCATCCCGATGATCCTCAAGCGGTTCGGGATCGACCCGGCGCTCGCGTCCTCGGTTTTTGTCACCACCTTTACCGACACCTGCGGGTTCTTCTTTCTCCTCGGGCTCTCGACCTGGCTTCTCCTCTAG
- a CDS encoding CBS domain-containing protein, which produces MIWLAVGIGLLVTLLGATETAALITVSRSDLADAVSRRLKGGAETLDWLVDAERELAAATATTGLGIAILAAGLSAVFDVATGTLPLWGVLVLLLSVALPFVLFSGYVLPHWLTAHRASWVADLLRPLFKPWTRVVAWLLPAPTQRPAADVRALWREGAAGALGTSDELVMVGNVITFAERPVRELMTPRTKLVAIPEGAGYDEIQAAFIHSGYSRLPVYRGTLDEVVGMVHVFDLLNVKDAAPVPIRPVGATPASRASGDVLLDMQRERRHLTVVLDEFGGTLGIVTLEDLLEAMVGEIFDEHDETAERKAPDQFSPWETTGAAEVAELEDRFGVALPAGPSQSVGGRLAELLGRFPRPGERLRVSGLEFDVLGATATRIERLLVRRAGAGPVLLDRERR; this is translated from the coding sequence GTGATCTGGCTGGCGGTCGGCATCGGCTTGCTGGTGACCCTGCTCGGGGCCACCGAAACGGCGGCGTTGATCACGGTGAGCCGGTCCGATCTGGCCGACGCGGTGTCCCGTCGTTTGAAGGGCGGGGCGGAGACCCTCGATTGGTTGGTGGACGCCGAGCGAGAACTGGCCGCGGCCACGGCCACCACCGGTCTCGGCATCGCGATTCTGGCGGCGGGTCTTTCCGCGGTGTTCGATGTGGCGACCGGCACGTTGCCATTATGGGGCGTCTTGGTTCTGCTCTTGTCGGTGGCCCTCCCGTTCGTGCTGTTCAGCGGATACGTCCTGCCCCATTGGTTGACCGCGCACCGGGCGTCCTGGGTTGCCGACCTGCTCCGGCCGCTGTTCAAGCCATGGACGCGGGTGGTGGCCTGGTTGCTTCCGGCCCCGACCCAGCGGCCCGCCGCAGACGTCCGGGCGTTGTGGCGCGAGGGCGCCGCGGGGGCGTTAGGCACCTCGGATGAGTTGGTGATGGTCGGCAACGTCATTACGTTCGCCGAGCGGCCGGTCCGGGAGCTGATGACCCCGCGGACCAAGCTGGTGGCCATCCCGGAGGGTGCCGGGTACGACGAGATCCAAGCGGCCTTCATCCACAGCGGTTACAGCCGCCTTCCGGTGTATCGCGGCACGCTGGACGAGGTGGTCGGCATGGTCCACGTCTTCGATCTGCTGAACGTCAAAGACGCGGCGCCGGTGCCGATCCGGCCGGTTGGGGCCACCCCGGCCAGCCGGGCCTCGGGTGATGTGCTGCTCGACATGCAACGGGAACGCCGGCATCTGACCGTGGTGTTGGACGAATTCGGCGGCACGTTAGGTATCGTGACGCTCGAAGACTTGCTCGAGGCGATGGTCGGCGAGATCTTCGACGAGCACGACGAGACCGCCGAGCGGAAGGCGCCCGATCAGTTCAGCCCGTGGGAAACAACCGGAGCCGCCGAGGTGGCCGAACTCGAGGACCGCTTCGGCGTCGCCCTCCCGGCCGGTCCCTCCCAGTCGGTTGGCGGCCGGTTGGCGGAATTGCTGGGCCGGTTTCCGCGCCCGGGCGAACGGCTCCGGGTGAGCGGTCTCGAGTTCGATGTCCTCGGGGCGACGGCCACGCGGATTGAACGCCTGCTGGTTCGGCGTGCCGGGGCCGGCCCAGTGCTGCTCGATCGGGAAAGGCGATGA
- the meaB gene encoding methylmalonyl Co-A mutase-associated GTPase MeaB — protein MEPNPLLATLTVEHPAALARAISIVENGRPGFEELLSALHPKLGRAHRIGITGPPGAGKSTLTHELAAAYRALDLTVAVVAVDPTSPFTGGALLGDRIRMEGVALDPGVFIRSMATRGSLGGLATSTREVCDVLDAAGFDRILIETVGVGQSELDVARMADSTVLVLVPESGDGIQTLKSGVMEIADLFVVNKADRPGAEKLRSEIEVTLGIRKGNALRRIKGHHGVSLKKLGVKDVPPTPEPAGWEPPVLLASAAKSEGVAAIVAAVTAHYAAIEATGELTERRRRRLALRTREVVSRAVERWVWREATTEALIADRIDDMVAGRTSPYEVAALVVAGLKEGALS, from the coding sequence ATGGAACCCAACCCGTTACTTGCCACCTTGACCGTTGAACACCCCGCTGCCCTGGCGCGGGCGATTTCAATCGTGGAGAACGGCCGCCCGGGTTTCGAGGAACTGCTCTCGGCTCTGCATCCGAAGCTGGGTCGGGCCCATCGGATCGGCATCACGGGTCCGCCGGGCGCCGGAAAATCGACCTTGACCCATGAACTCGCGGCCGCCTATCGCGCCCTGGACCTAACGGTGGCCGTCGTGGCGGTCGACCCGACCAGTCCGTTTACCGGCGGCGCCCTCCTCGGCGACCGGATTCGAATGGAAGGGGTAGCGCTCGATCCGGGGGTCTTCATTCGGTCGATGGCCACCCGCGGCTCGCTCGGCGGCCTCGCGACGAGCACCCGGGAGGTCTGCGATGTTCTCGATGCCGCGGGGTTCGACCGGATCCTGATTGAGACCGTGGGCGTCGGCCAGTCGGAACTCGATGTGGCCCGAATGGCGGATTCGACGGTGCTGGTGCTGGTGCCCGAATCGGGCGATGGGATCCAGACCCTCAAGTCAGGGGTGATGGAGATTGCCGACCTCTTTGTGGTGAACAAGGCGGACCGCCCGGGGGCCGAGAAATTGCGGTCGGAAATCGAGGTGACCCTCGGGATTCGGAAGGGGAATGCCCTCCGCCGGATCAAGGGCCATCACGGGGTCTCGCTCAAAAAGTTGGGCGTCAAGGACGTCCCCCCGACGCCGGAGCCGGCCGGGTGGGAGCCGCCGGTGCTGCTGGCGTCCGCCGCGAAGAGCGAGGGCGTCGCTGCCATCGTGGCGGCGGTCACGGCCCACTATGCGGCCATCGAGGCGACGGGTGAGCTGACCGAGCGCCGTCGTCGCCGGCTCGCCCTCCGGACCCGCGAAGTGGTCAGTCGGGCCGTCGAGCGTTGGGTGTGGCGGGAGGCGACCACCGAGGCCTTGATCGCCGATCGGATCGATGACATGGTCGCAGGCCGGACCAGCCCGTACGAAGTGGCCGCCCTGGTGGTGGCCGGACTGAAGGAAGGAGCGCTTTCATGA
- a CDS encoding acyl-CoA carboxylase subunit beta: MHAQGKLSPRERVERLLDPGTPWFEIGLLVAYDRYDGQAPGAGVITGVGVVEGREVVVVANDATVKAGSWWPETIAKILRAQEIAMRQRIPIIYLVDSAGVNLPYQGGVFPGQYGAARIFYYNSIMRRYLHVPQIAAVMGSCVAGGAYLPALSDVIFMVDGTSFMGLGGANLVKGATGQAVDGETLGGAKTHTEISAVAHYLAASDAECLVKIREYVARLPRLPGVAHRIAETVAPARPVDDLYDILPQDHRMSYDMRHVLACLLDGGRLEEFQPAVAAEMICGHGRLEGRPVAVIANQRGLIKAKAGERPHFGGIIYTESAEKVAYFIETASRERIPILFIQDVSGFMVGPEAEHSGIIRAGARFVEAMATAVVPRIVLTVNHASGAGYYAMAGQGFDPDFIVSWPTGRMGVMEGEAAVMAVHGPTIEKAKQLGKPVAPEVETSMAQMRADYDRDLDARHAAARGQVDAIITPEETRGILSLLLKAAANYAGPHLGAFVLPPIDDHGR; this comes from the coding sequence ATGCATGCCCAAGGCAAGCTCTCGCCCCGGGAACGAGTGGAGCGGCTCCTCGATCCGGGCACGCCGTGGTTTGAGATCGGCCTCTTGGTTGCCTACGACCGATACGACGGCCAAGCACCGGGTGCCGGGGTGATCACCGGCGTCGGGGTCGTCGAGGGCCGCGAGGTGGTGGTCGTCGCGAATGACGCCACGGTCAAAGCCGGCTCGTGGTGGCCCGAGACCATCGCGAAGATCCTCCGGGCCCAGGAAATCGCGATGCGCCAGCGAATTCCGATCATTTATCTGGTCGACAGCGCCGGCGTGAACCTGCCATACCAAGGCGGCGTCTTCCCCGGGCAATACGGGGCGGCCCGGATCTTCTACTACAACTCGATCATGCGGCGCTACCTCCACGTGCCCCAGATCGCCGCGGTCATGGGCAGTTGTGTGGCGGGCGGCGCCTACCTTCCGGCGTTGTCGGACGTGATCTTCATGGTCGACGGCACCAGTTTCATGGGCCTTGGCGGTGCTAACCTCGTCAAGGGAGCGACTGGTCAGGCCGTCGATGGCGAGACCTTGGGTGGCGCCAAGACCCACACCGAAATCAGCGCCGTGGCCCACTATCTCGCGGCGTCCGATGCCGAATGCCTGGTCAAGATTCGCGAGTACGTGGCCCGGCTGCCGCGGTTGCCCGGCGTTGCGCACCGGATCGCGGAGACCGTCGCGCCGGCCCGGCCGGTGGACGATCTGTACGACATTCTGCCCCAGGATCACCGGATGTCATACGACATGCGCCATGTCTTGGCCTGCCTGCTCGACGGCGGCCGGCTCGAGGAGTTCCAGCCGGCGGTGGCGGCGGAAATGATCTGCGGCCACGGCCGGCTCGAAGGCCGCCCGGTGGCCGTGATTGCCAACCAGCGGGGATTGATCAAGGCCAAAGCCGGCGAGCGGCCGCATTTCGGCGGCATCATCTACACCGAGAGCGCCGAAAAGGTGGCCTATTTCATCGAAACCGCCAGCCGCGAACGGATCCCGATCCTGTTCATCCAAGACGTGAGCGGCTTCATGGTCGGCCCGGAAGCCGAGCACTCCGGCATCATTCGCGCGGGCGCCCGCTTCGTCGAGGCGATGGCGACCGCCGTCGTGCCCCGGATCGTCCTCACGGTCAATCACGCCTCCGGCGCGGGGTACTACGCCATGGCGGGGCAGGGCTTCGATCCGGACTTCATTGTGTCCTGGCCCACTGGTCGGATGGGTGTCATGGAGGGCGAGGCGGCCGTCATGGCCGTCCACGGACCCACCATCGAAAAGGCCAAACAGCTCGGCAAACCGGTGGCGCCTGAGGTGGAAACCTCGATGGCTCAGATGCGAGCCGACTACGACCGCGACCTCGATGCCCGGCACGCGGCGGCGAGGGGACAAGTCGATGCGATCATCACGCCGGAGGAAACCCGGGGCATCCTGTCGCTCCTGCTCAAGGCCGCAGCCAACTACGCCGGACCGCACCTGGGCGCGTTCGTGCTGCCGCCGATCGATGACCATGGGCGCTAG
- a CDS encoding ATP-dependent DNA helicase RecQ has protein sequence MTHPTPSGSDGLIQARAVLARHFGYSDFRPSQSRVVHSVLNGRDTLAVLPTGAGKSVCFQVPAMVRPGVTVVMSPLLALMEDQVEAARARGLPARALNSIQSKSAQARVKSELADGLVRLLYAAPERGPRLVEELASAGATVGLLAIDEAHCIAEWGPDFRPAYMALGRLRQALGDPPTVALTGSATAEVRGVIARTLGLGARGGYDLHLASFDRRNLWFGVVPVGSERDRLERLLELLGHGDRVAIVYGPTRNVVEALARVVRERGFRAVAYHAGLTKERRAEVLTGFLADRFEVIVATCAFGMGIDKPNVRLVVHWTMPPTPESYYQEAGRAGRDGGLARCIALYQPGDIDRAVRELAVTFPPRKVIESAWADPRVLRRLPKNVAASVERLRRELRPERGVVRWDRVVRREGAARARLTTVREYAGNRTCRRATLLRYFGERVVRCSGCDVCGGRSAPIVGLPAEAVARVRRLRLALGASGSPWRGSLLDARTITALAADPPGTLDDLAGRAGVGEHLAERLGPAIMRALGTVEPGLEERPDGGPFDRLRAWRAATARTRVVAAFRVVPEAVLQRIVEQRPTSLGELSAIPGVGPRFLGNYGSDILALLSALGPTDRPGSG, from the coding sequence GTGACTCACCCAACGCCCTCGGGCAGCGACGGCCTGATCCAAGCCCGCGCCGTGCTCGCCCGCCATTTTGGCTATTCCGATTTCCGGCCCAGTCAGAGCCGAGTGGTGCACTCGGTCCTCAACGGCCGCGACACCTTGGCGGTCCTTCCAACCGGGGCGGGGAAGTCGGTGTGCTTTCAGGTGCCCGCCATGGTCCGGCCGGGCGTCACCGTGGTGATGTCGCCCCTCCTGGCGCTCATGGAGGATCAGGTCGAGGCGGCCCGCGCCCGGGGCCTCCCCGCCCGAGCCCTCAACAGCATCCAGAGCAAGTCGGCCCAGGCTCGGGTCAAGTCCGAACTCGCCGACGGCCTCGTCCGGCTGCTTTACGCGGCGCCCGAGCGCGGCCCCCGATTGGTCGAGGAACTCGCGAGCGCCGGAGCCACCGTCGGCTTGCTCGCGATCGACGAAGCGCATTGCATCGCCGAGTGGGGGCCGGATTTCCGGCCCGCCTACATGGCCCTCGGGCGACTCCGCCAAGCGCTCGGCGATCCGCCAACGGTGGCCTTGACCGGCAGTGCCACCGCCGAGGTCCGCGGCGTGATTGCCCGAACCCTCGGCCTTGGCGCCCGGGGTGGCTACGACCTCCACCTCGCCTCGTTCGACCGGCGGAATCTCTGGTTCGGCGTGGTGCCGGTCGGCTCCGAACGGGACCGGTTGGAACGACTCCTGGAGCTGCTCGGGCACGGCGACCGCGTCGCCATTGTGTATGGGCCAACCCGCAACGTCGTTGAGGCGCTGGCCCGGGTGGTTCGGGAGCGGGGCTTCCGAGCCGTCGCCTATCACGCCGGCCTAACGAAAGAACGCCGGGCCGAAGTCCTGACCGGATTCCTCGCCGACCGGTTCGAAGTGATCGTCGCCACCTGTGCGTTCGGGATGGGGATCGACAAGCCGAACGTCCGGTTGGTCGTCCATTGGACGATGCCGCCCACGCCGGAGTCCTACTATCAGGAGGCGGGCCGGGCCGGACGGGATGGCGGGTTGGCCCGATGCATCGCGCTCTACCAACCGGGCGACATCGATCGGGCCGTTCGGGAGTTGGCGGTGACATTTCCGCCGCGAAAGGTCATCGAATCCGCCTGGGCCGACCCGCGGGTGCTCCGCCGGCTTCCGAAGAATGTCGCGGCATCGGTTGAGCGCCTCCGCCGCGAGCTCCGGCCGGAGCGAGGGGTGGTCCGGTGGGACCGCGTCGTCCGCCGCGAGGGAGCCGCCCGAGCCCGTCTCACCACGGTGCGGGAGTACGCCGGCAACCGGACCTGCCGGCGGGCCACCCTGCTCCGGTACTTCGGCGAGCGCGTGGTCCGTTGTTCAGGGTGCGACGTCTGTGGCGGGCGATCGGCTCCGATCGTCGGTCTGCCGGCGGAGGCGGTCGCTCGGGTCCGTCGCCTTCGCTTGGCCCTTGGCGCCTCCGGCAGCCCATGGCGGGGCTCGCTGCTCGACGCCCGAACCATCACGGCCCTCGCCGCCGATCCGCCGGGAACGCTCGACGACCTGGCCGGCCGGGCCGGGGTCGGTGAGCATCTGGCCGAGCGGTTGGGCCCGGCGATCATGAGGGCACTCGGAACGGTGGAGCCCGGCCTGGAAGAACGACCCGATGGCGGGCCGTTCGACCGGCTGCGCGCCTGGCGGGCCGCGACCGCCCGGACTCGGGTGGTCGCGGCGTTCCGGGTGGTTCCCGAGGCCGTCCTCCAGCGGATCGTCGAGCAACGCCCGACCTCGCTCGGCGAACTCTCGGCCATCCCGGGTGTCGGACCCCGGTTTCTCGGGAACTATGGCTCGGACATCCTCGCGTTGCTGTCCGCTCTGGGTCCGACCGACCGGCCGGGGTCGGGCTAG
- a CDS encoding methylmalonyl-CoA mutase has product MSHGNASASDLASRLADRERELAELTREVEAWRAEFGRLPFRSDGNFTSISGRSVEPVYTPANLVDTLGGDGMLPGRFPYTRGIHPTMYRGKLWTMRQFAGFGTAIDTNRRYQFLLERGQTGLSVAFDFPTLMGYDSDHPRSEGEVGKCGVAISSLADMETLFEGIPLDQVSTSMTINGPAAILWCFYIAAAEKQGVDIAKLQGTVQNDMLKEYQAQHAWVYPVDRAMKIIVDMFEWGAEHTPRWNTISISGYHIREAGATAAQELAFTLANGFSYIEHGIARGLAVDSFAPRLSFFWDVHNDFFEEIAKLRAARRIWARHLRDKYGARDDRSWKMRFHCQTAGVSLTAQQPLNNVARVAYQALAAVLGGTQSLHTNALDETLALPTEESVRVALRTQQILAYETGAANVADPLGGSYYVEALTDTMEREAEGLFAEIDAHGGVVKAIEKGWFQRQIAASAARFQDEVDAATRAVVGVNAFVEDEPDRPLETLRVGEEADRTQRDRLATLRAARDATRVGHALAELTRAAEEERNVIPAMLDCARSYATLFEIRHALERVYGAYKEPVFF; this is encoded by the coding sequence ATGAGTCACGGCAATGCGTCGGCGTCGGACTTGGCCAGCCGTCTGGCCGATCGGGAACGCGAGCTCGCGGAACTGACCCGCGAAGTCGAGGCGTGGCGGGCCGAGTTCGGCCGCCTGCCGTTTCGGTCGGACGGGAATTTCACTTCGATCTCCGGGCGGTCGGTTGAGCCGGTCTACACCCCCGCCAACTTGGTCGACACCCTGGGTGGGGACGGGATGCTCCCCGGTCGGTTCCCGTACACTCGCGGCATTCACCCGACGATGTACCGCGGGAAACTCTGGACGATGCGGCAGTTCGCCGGGTTCGGCACCGCAATCGATACCAACCGACGGTACCAATTCCTCCTCGAACGGGGCCAGACGGGTCTCTCCGTGGCCTTCGATTTCCCGACCCTGATGGGGTATGACTCGGATCATCCCCGATCCGAAGGCGAGGTCGGCAAATGCGGGGTCGCGATTTCGAGCCTGGCCGACATGGAGACGCTCTTCGAGGGGATTCCCCTCGATCAAGTCTCGACGTCGATGACCATCAACGGTCCCGCGGCGATTCTCTGGTGCTTCTACATCGCCGCCGCCGAAAAACAGGGCGTTGACATCGCCAAACTCCAGGGGACCGTCCAAAACGACATGTTGAAGGAGTACCAGGCGCAGCACGCCTGGGTCTATCCGGTCGACCGGGCAATGAAGATCATCGTCGACATGTTCGAATGGGGTGCGGAGCACACGCCCCGTTGGAACACCATTTCGATTTCCGGCTACCACATCAGGGAGGCCGGCGCCACGGCGGCGCAGGAGTTGGCGTTCACGCTCGCCAATGGCTTCTCGTACATCGAACACGGAATCGCCCGCGGGTTGGCCGTCGACAGTTTTGCGCCCCGGCTTTCGTTCTTCTGGGATGTCCATAACGACTTTTTCGAGGAAATCGCCAAGCTCCGGGCGGCCCGTCGGATTTGGGCCCGTCACCTCCGCGATAAGTATGGCGCCCGGGACGATCGCAGCTGGAAGATGCGATTCCACTGCCAAACCGCCGGCGTGAGCTTGACCGCGCAACAGCCGCTCAACAACGTGGCCCGGGTGGCCTACCAGGCCCTGGCCGCGGTGCTGGGCGGAACCCAGTCGCTCCATACCAATGCCCTCGATGAAACGCTGGCCTTGCCGACGGAAGAGTCGGTGCGCGTCGCGCTCCGGACTCAGCAAATTCTCGCCTACGAAACCGGCGCCGCAAACGTCGCCGATCCGTTGGGCGGCTCCTACTATGTCGAGGCGCTCACCGACACGATGGAGCGCGAAGCCGAAGGCCTCTTTGCCGAGATCGATGCCCACGGTGGCGTGGTCAAGGCCATCGAAAAGGGCTGGTTCCAGCGGCAAATCGCCGCGTCGGCGGCCCGGTTCCAGGATGAGGTGGATGCGGCGACTCGGGCGGTGGTCGGCGTCAATGCGTTTGTCGAAGATGAACCCGACCGTCCGCTCGAAACCCTCCGGGTCGGCGAGGAAGCCGATCGGACCCAGCGCGACCGGCTCGCGACGCTCCGGGCGGCCCGGGATGCCACCCGGGTCGGCCACGCCCTCGCCGAACTCACCCGAGCCGCCGAAGAGGAAAGGAACGTCATTCCCGCGATGCTCGACTGCGCTCGGTCGTATGCCACCTTGTTCGAAATTCGCCATGCCCTCGAACGGGTCTATGGCGCCTACAAAGAACCGGTGTTCTTTTAA
- a CDS encoding cobalamin B12-binding domain-containing protein: MPNTKPLPRPIRVLVAKPGLDGHDRGAKVVAAALRDAGMEVIYTGLHQTPEMIATAAIQEDADVVGLSILSGAHMTLFPRVRKLLDAQGRPDILLTGGGIIPPEDIESLAKQGVGRLFGPGTPLADLIDYINAWAADHLE; encoded by the coding sequence ATGCCTAACACGAAACCGTTACCCCGGCCGATTCGCGTCCTGGTGGCCAAGCCCGGGCTCGATGGCCACGATCGCGGCGCCAAGGTCGTGGCGGCCGCCCTTCGCGACGCCGGAATGGAGGTCATCTACACCGGCCTCCATCAGACCCCGGAGATGATCGCGACGGCCGCCATCCAGGAAGACGCCGACGTGGTCGGGCTCTCGATTCTGTCCGGTGCCCACATGACGCTCTTCCCGCGGGTCCGGAAGCTGCTCGATGCCCAAGGACGCCCCGATATCCTGCTGACCGGCGGGGGCATCATTCCGCCGGAAGACATCGAGAGTCTGGCCAAGCAGGGTGTCGGCCGGCTGTTCGGGCCCGGCACGCCCCTGGCCGATTTGATCGACTACATCAACGCGTGGGCCGCCGATCATCTGGAGTAA